The following nucleotide sequence is from Trifolium pratense cultivar HEN17-A07 linkage group LG2, ARS_RC_1.1, whole genome shotgun sequence.
CAGCACTGCTGCATTTGATGAGGCTACTATTTGATGGCAAGTATCCAGATAAGTTATTGAAAGACACGTTGAATGCAGAGAGCGACGTGACATTTGCCAAACCAGCAGGAATGTGTCCAGAAAGGTTGTTGTTATTGAGCAAAACATTGGTCAAATTTCTCATGTTCTCGATAAACTTTGGAATCTCCCCAGTAAGAGAGTTTCTAGAAAGATCCAAGACCTGTAAAGAGTACAGCTGCCCCATATCGGAAGGAATTAAGCCACTCAAATTATTACCAGCCAAAGAAAGAAACTTCAGATCCTTCATCTGTCCGAGGCTGGTGGGAATATGACCTTGTAACCGGTTTCCACTGAAGTTCAGGGAAACAAGAGAGACCGAATCCCCTAAACCAAGGGGAATTGGTCCTGAAATTTGATTACCAGATGCATCCAAAAATTTCAGAGATTTGCACATTCTACCAATATTAGAAGGAATATCACCGGAAAAGCTATTGTAACTGACATTCAAAAGCAATGCATCTAATCCGTCACATTTCTCAAATAAATATGTAGGAAATAGTCCCGTTAGCTTGTTCTCTCCGACAAGAAGTGTGTAACTACTTTTTTCCTCCATCCTGTCATGGGCTATTGGTAATGACTGAATGCCAGTGAAGTTGTTTTGCCCAAAGTTGTGAAAAACTGAAAGACCGACTTCTCCTAGTGATGCAAAAAGGGTTCCCTCACGAGCTTTCGATGAAAAATATGACGCATAGTGAGATGCAGTGTCGTCAGTTTCAAACAGATTCTCGTTCCATAGAGGAAAGGGAGAACAAGCATTATTGGAGAAATTAGGAACTGAACCAGACAACATGTTAGCACTAACATCAAACACAGTCATACAGGGAACATGAAGTTCCTCAGAAAGCTCCCCAGTAAGATTGTTTGAGCTCAGATCAATAAAATGAAGCTTCTTGCATAAGCCAAGCCAGTTTGGGAACTCTCCAGTGAAAAAGTTTAGAGCCAAATTGACCATCTCCAAGTTAGCACAAGCACCCCAACTCCTAGGAAAACTTCCCTCCAAATTCACCATGGGAGCCCACAAAATTGTAAGCTTAGGAAGGGACACAACTTCTTCAGGCATTGAACCTTCAAAATAATTCAACTCATCGTTCAAACTAACAAACCCATCATCCCCAACCGGATCAAAAAGGTTGGAAAGCACAACAACAGAAAGCTCTTTACAATTCCCAAGCTGACGAGGAATAGAACCATCAAGTGTATTCCTCGAAACATCCAACACCTCAAGGCTCTTAAGGTTCCCAAATTCAGCAGGAATACCCTCTTCCAACAAATTTGAATACAATAAAAGTGTCCTCAACCCAACACAATTCCCCAAACTCTTTGGAATCCGTTCAGCCAAAGAGTTACCAGACAAATCCAAATGCTCAAGCTTCCCACAATTCTCACCAATCTCCTCAGGAATAACTCCACTAAATTGATTAAAAGACAAATACACCCTTCTAAACTTCCCAACAAAACCAGGAACAGAACCATTCAAATCATTTGAAGCTAAATTCAAAACCTCCAAACTCTCAAGAGAAGATAAAACACTAGGTACAACTCCAACAATCTTATTAAACCCCAAATTCAAAACCCTCATTTTTCTCAAACCTTGAAATTTAAAAGGTAAATAACCACTAATGAAATTACCTTCTAAATCAAGAACTTCAAGTTTCTCCATACTCCAAATCTCTTGAGGAATTGAACCCTCCAACCCATTGAAAGGTAAAGACAAAACTCTAAGCTCAGTTAACTCACTGATCAAAGATGGAAACTTTCCAAACAAAGAACCCTTAAAACCCAAACAGCTTCTCCTAATTCCAAATCCATAAAGCGGAAACACACCAAAATCAGAACACGGATGTGAACTCCGGTTACCATCTCCGGCACCGGTGATGTTGAGAGCAACAACGCGGGAGTTTGAATCACAGTGAACACCGTACCAGGAACAGTGGCCGGAGGAAGGGCTCCATGAAGAGAGAACTCCGGCGGGGTCGGAGAGGGAGTTTTTGAGACGGAGAAGTGTTGATTTGTCGGAATTGGGTGAAACGGCGTCGTATTGAGAGGCTAAGAAGAGAAAAAtggagaagaagatgaagttgaaTTGAGTAAAGGAACTCCATTTGATAATAATTGAAGTTGAAAACATCTCATAGAAGAAGAAACCAGAAtcaattgagttttttttcagTGTATTATTGAAATTAGAGAAAAGGGGATTTTCTGAAAACCCTAATTTGAATTTGTTAATTTTGGGGAAGAAAAGAAGATACAGAGAAGAGAAAGATGACTGTgttgttttctttcttcttttgtcCAAACGCGTTTTCTTccttgtttgtgtttttttgggTCAATTTATGTTTGCTTGACTTTGTTTGACTAGTACAAGCATTTGATAAAACTTAAACATGTTACggtacaatttatttttttttggtcattttaatattttctacgatcttaaatataagagaaatttgatC
It contains:
- the LOC123906998 gene encoding LRR receptor-like serine/threonine-protein kinase RPK2; the encoded protein is MFSTSIIIKWSSFTQFNFIFFSIFLFLASQYDAVSPNSDKSTLLRLKNSLSDPAGVLSSWSPSSGHCSWYGVHCDSNSRVVALNITGAGDGNRSSHPCSDFGVFPLYGFGIRRSCLGFKGSLFGKFPSLISELTELRVLSLPFNGLEGSIPQEIWSMEKLEVLDLEGNFISGYLPFKFQGLRKMRVLNLGFNKIVGVVPSVLSSLESLEVLNLASNDLNGSVPGFVGKFRRVYLSFNQFSGVIPEEIGENCGKLEHLDLSGNSLAERIPKSLGNCVGLRTLLLYSNLLEEGIPAEFGNLKSLEVLDVSRNTLDGSIPRQLGNCKELSVVVLSNLFDPVGDDGFVSLNDELNYFEGSMPEEVVSLPKLTILWAPMVNLEGSFPRSWGACANLEMVNLALNFFTGEFPNWLGLCKKLHFIDLSSNNLTGELSEELHVPCMTVFDVSANMLSGSVPNFSNNACSPFPLWNENLFETDDTASHYASYFSSKAREGTLFASLGEVGLSVFHNFGQNNFTGIQSLPIAHDRMEEKSSYTLLVGENKLTGLFPTYLFEKCDGLDALLLNVSYNSFSGDIPSNIGRMCKSLKFLDASGNQISGPIPLGLGDSVSLVSLNFSGNRLQGHIPTSLGQMKDLKFLSLAGNNLSGLIPSDMGQLYSLQVLDLSRNSLTGEIPKFIENMRNLTNVLLNNNNLSGHIPAGLANVTSLSAFNVSFNNLSGYLPSNSSLIKCSSAVGNPFLSSCRGVSLTVPSANLQGQIDENSPITSQATEKNSDNGFNAIEIASITSASAIVSVLIALIVLFFITRKWKPRSRVGGSIKREVTVFTDIGVPLTFENVVQATANFNASNCIGSGGFGTTYKAEISQGILVAVKRLSVGRFQGVQQFHAEIKTLGRLHHPNLVTLIGYHASEAEMFLIYNYLPYGNLEKFIQERSTRAMDWKILHKIALDIARALSYLHDQCVPRVLHRDVKPSNILLDDDFTAYLSDFGLARLLGTSETHATTGVAGTFGYVAPEYAMTCRVSDKADVYSYGVVLLELLSDKKLLDPSFSSYGNGFNIVAWGCMLLGQGRAKEFFATGLWDAGPENDLVEVLHLAVVCTVDSLSTRPTMKQVVKRLKQLQPPSY